In one window of Helianthus annuus cultivar XRQ/B chromosome 17, HanXRQr2.0-SUNRISE, whole genome shotgun sequence DNA:
- the LOC110923873 gene encoding SKP1-like protein 11: MDPMDINNLLTKEGDKTSSSHRVTSSLMLPNWRDDFLTKTVYHTMAEVNETDQAPTVDPKTPNLDDSTTSSQPKPEQITTINVAIPIPDMGPQLQVVVEEFILKSGSDDDEVRTAARNDLRDFIEREEIGITTLLVVVKYAHEVKNAYLLDAFCERVVDLIKDKKVVEVREILGIVNDFTPEEEQALRDEHPWAFED, encoded by the coding sequence ATGGATCCTATGGATATCAACAACTTGCTTACCAAAGAAGGTGATAAAACTTCTTCAAGCCATCGTGTAACTTCTTCACTAATGCTTCCCAATTGGCGCGATGATTTCTTGACGAAAACGGTTTATCATACTATGGCAGAAGTCAATGAAACTGATCAAGCCCCCACCGTTGATCCCAAAACCCCAAACCTAGACGATTCAACAACATCATCCCAACCAAAGCCCGAACAAATCACCACAATCAATGTTGCAATCCCCATCCCCGATATGGGACCGCAACTTCAAGTTGTGGTGGAAGAGTTTATTCTAAAAAGCGGCTCGGACGATGACGAAGTGCGTACAGCCGCGAGGAATGATCTGAGAGATTTTATTGAGCGCGAAGAGATAGGGATTACGACGTTGCTGGTTGTGGTTAAGTATGCTCATGAGGTTAAGAATGCTTATTTGTTGGATGCTTTTTGTGAAAGGGTGGTGGATTTGATCAAGGACAAGAAGGTGGTGGAGGTTAGAGAGATTCTTGGTATAGTTAATGATTTTACACCGGAGGAAGAACAGGCTC